From a region of the Hymenobacter jejuensis genome:
- a CDS encoding GH92 family glycosyl hydrolase produces the protein MKLLPFATLLFASLPAFAQKPKPTENLVQYAHPIVGTQKMGHTFPGATVPFGMVQLSPDTDTLSYEQNGKYNPDVYKYCAGYQYDDKTIVGFSHTHFSGTGHSDLGDFLVMPTTGPLQLNPGTADKPQSGYRSAYSHQNEVAEPAYYRVKLDDHNILAELTATNRVGFHQYTFPKADDAHIILDLMAGIYNYPDKNVWTFVRVENDSLVTGYRHTNGWGRTRTVYFAMQFSKPFRGYGSRNYSKKEVYRGFWGRFNQTKNFPDLAGQQLRLYFDFKTAANEKIKLKFALSPVSTAGALQNLRTEAPGWDFDQIKRQGQQQWQQELSKVVIQAAKREDKDNFYTAMYHAFLSPTTYMDADGQYKGLDQNVHRADGFTNYTTFSLWDTYRALHPLFNLLQPKRNADMVQSMLAHYSQSVEHMLPVWSHYANENWCMIGYHSVPVIADAIVKGNAPFDANKALDACVITARQQWYDGIGLYLQLGYVPEDKSGSSVSKTLEYAYDDWCIAQAAQKLGRQDIYQEFSKRAGNWQNVYDARIGFMRPKLSDGTFRKEFDVLSTNNQGFIEGNAWNYSLYVPQDPAALIKLMGGNQRFVPHLDSLFTMHLPDKFFAETEDITRDGIIGNYVHGNEPAHHAAYLYNWTNQPYKTQERVRMILKRMYHPTPGGLGGNDDCGQMSAWYIFSALSFYPVAPGSNEYALGSPAVNGATLHLENGKTFTINVKNQSDKNVYVKEARLNGQKLTRPFLAHQDIMNGGELTFLMAARP, from the coding sequence CTTCGCCCAGAAGCCGAAACCCACCGAAAATCTCGTGCAGTATGCCCACCCCATCGTGGGTACGCAGAAGATGGGGCACACCTTTCCGGGCGCGACGGTGCCTTTCGGGATGGTGCAGCTCTCGCCCGATACCGACACGCTGAGCTACGAGCAGAACGGGAAGTACAACCCCGACGTGTACAAGTATTGTGCTGGCTATCAATACGATGATAAAACCATCGTGGGCTTCAGCCACACGCATTTCAGCGGCACCGGTCATTCCGATCTGGGTGATTTCCTGGTGATGCCCACCACCGGCCCGCTGCAGCTCAACCCCGGCACCGCCGACAAACCCCAGAGCGGTTACCGCTCGGCGTATTCCCACCAAAACGAAGTAGCCGAGCCCGCTTACTACCGGGTAAAGCTCGACGACCACAACATCCTGGCCGAGCTGACCGCCACCAACCGCGTCGGGTTTCACCAGTACACGTTCCCGAAAGCCGACGACGCGCACATCATTCTGGATTTGATGGCGGGCATTTACAACTATCCTGATAAGAACGTCTGGACGTTTGTACGGGTCGAAAACGACTCATTGGTAACCGGTTACCGGCATACCAACGGCTGGGGCCGCACCCGCACAGTGTACTTTGCCATGCAGTTTTCGAAGCCGTTCCGGGGATACGGCAGCCGCAACTACTCCAAAAAGGAGGTGTACCGCGGCTTCTGGGGGCGCTTCAACCAAACGAAAAACTTCCCCGACCTAGCTGGCCAGCAGTTGCGCTTGTACTTCGACTTTAAGACCGCCGCCAACGAGAAGATTAAGCTCAAGTTTGCGCTCTCGCCGGTGAGCACAGCGGGGGCACTCCAGAATCTGCGGACCGAAGCGCCGGGCTGGGATTTCGACCAGATCAAGCGCCAAGGCCAGCAGCAGTGGCAGCAGGAACTGAGCAAAGTGGTGATTCAGGCAGCTAAGCGCGAGGACAAGGACAACTTCTACACGGCTATGTACCACGCCTTCCTCAGCCCGACTACCTATATGGACGCCGATGGACAGTACAAGGGCCTCGACCAAAATGTGCACCGCGCCGATGGGTTTACCAATTACACAACGTTCTCATTATGGGATACTTATCGCGCTCTGCATCCGCTCTTTAACCTGCTCCAGCCCAAGCGCAACGCCGACATGGTGCAGTCGATGCTGGCGCACTACAGCCAGAGCGTGGAGCACATGTTGCCGGTGTGGTCGCACTACGCCAATGAAAACTGGTGCATGATCGGCTACCACAGCGTGCCCGTCATTGCCGACGCCATTGTAAAAGGCAACGCGCCCTTCGACGCCAACAAAGCCCTGGATGCCTGCGTGATCACGGCCCGCCAGCAGTGGTACGACGGCATCGGGCTATACCTGCAACTGGGCTACGTGCCAGAAGACAAAAGTGGCTCGTCGGTGTCCAAAACGCTCGAATACGCCTACGACGACTGGTGCATCGCGCAGGCCGCCCAAAAGCTCGGCCGCCAGGATATTTACCAGGAGTTCAGCAAGCGCGCCGGCAACTGGCAGAACGTATATGATGCCCGCATCGGCTTCATGCGGCCCAAGCTCAGCGACGGAACGTTCCGCAAAGAGTTTGATGTGTTAAGTACCAATAATCAAGGGTTTATTGAGGGAAATGCCTGGAACTACAGCCTCTATGTGCCCCAAGACCCTGCCGCGCTCATCAAGCTGATGGGCGGCAACCAGCGCTTCGTGCCGCACCTCGATTCGCTGTTCACGATGCACCTGCCCGACAAGTTCTTCGCCGAAACCGAGGACATCACCCGCGACGGCATCATCGGCAACTATGTGCACGGCAACGAGCCCGCCCACCACGCCGCCTACCTCTACAACTGGACCAACCAACCCTACAAAACCCAGGAGCGCGTGCGCATGATCCTCAAGCGCATGTACCACCCTACGCCCGGTGGCCTCGGCGGCAACGACGACTGCGGCCAGATGAGCGCTTGGTACATCTTCAGTGCCTTAAGCTTCTACCCCGTCGCGCCCGGCTCTAATGAATACGCCCTGGGTAGCCCCGCCGTAAATGGCGCTACGTTGCACCTTGAAAACGGTAAGACCTTCACTATCAACGTGAAAAACCAGAGCGATAAGAACGTGTATGTAAAAGAAGCGCGGCTAAATGGCCAAAAGCTGACGCGTCCGTTTCTGGCGCATCAGGATATTATGAACGGCGGCGAGCTGACGTTTTTGATGGCAGCGCGACCGTGA